A region of Selenomonadales bacterium 4137-cl DNA encodes the following proteins:
- a CDS encoding glutathione S-transferase N-terminal domain-containing protein — protein sequence MEARLVLYNLHACPECQSIREKLAELELTYVCVNVSPSKAKRTQVFELTGQYSVPVLVDGDTILTSADNILEHLVEKYAHNVIKPVKY from the coding sequence ATGGAAGCGAGACTTGTATTGTATAACCTCCATGCCTGTCCGGAGTGTCAGAGCATCAGGGAAAAACTCGCCGAGCTTGAGCTGACTTACGTGTGTGTTAATGTCAGTCCGTCGAAGGCCAAGCGTACCCAGGTCTTTGAGCTTACCGGCCAGTATTCGGTGCCGGTACTGGTGGACGGCGACACGATTCTCACCTCTGCGGACAACATTCTGGAGCATCTTGTGGAAAAGTATGCCCACAACGTGATCAAACCCGTAAAGTACTGA
- a CDS encoding ferritin family protein, translating into MANMFSDLEGVRIAMAMEARGRDFYQQAYQLTPNPTHKELFLWLKNEEIHHLTRFTALFEMLENRKEAHSAEYLFDTDTSRYLTVIAEEHVFPKPNDAGEQFAGLTSVQAILQAALQAEKDSVLFYDELAAKAKFPEARDVFRLLKGEEQAHVVKIREMVDAWA; encoded by the coding sequence ATGGCCAACATGTTCAGCGATCTTGAAGGGGTACGCATCGCCATGGCGATGGAGGCCCGCGGCCGGGACTTTTATCAGCAGGCTTACCAGCTAACACCTAACCCGACACACAAAGAATTGTTCCTGTGGCTTAAAAATGAGGAAATACATCATTTGACCAGGTTTACCGCTCTTTTCGAAATGCTTGAAAACCGCAAAGAGGCCCATTCGGCCGAATACCTTTTCGACACTGATACTTCCCGCTACCTTACGGTTATCGCCGAAGAGCACGTTTTTCCCAAACCAAACGACGCCGGTGAGCAATTCGCCGGGCTGACAAGCGTGCAGGCGATCCTGCAGGCAGCCTTGCAGGCGGAGAAAGACTCCGTGCTGTTCTATGATGAATTGGCCGCAAAGGCGAAGTTCCCCGAGGCAAGGGATGTTTTCCGCCTCCTGAAAGGAGAAGAACAGGCTCACGTTGTGAAAATACGCGAAATGGTCGACGCCTGGGCGTGA